From Mauremys mutica isolate MM-2020 ecotype Southern chromosome 17, ASM2049712v1, whole genome shotgun sequence, one genomic window encodes:
- the LOC123351363 gene encoding protein NKG7-like, whose product MVLIRIASVILALLSLVLLVVALVSDNWVKVNEAEGSHLGLWKICVSQICILRLTRVPGFFHTSRFFMILAMFTGFLSFFALIASFVCSHFRSVSLTLVSTVGSFSAGVCDMIALAVFTSADCQLVMPGILSYSWSYGLGWLSCFLYLGTGAVTLLTPGSSYSRV is encoded by the exons ATGGTGCTTATCCGGATCGCAAGCGTCATCCTGGCTCTGCTCAGCttggtgctgctggtggtggcccTGGTCTCAGACAACTGGGTGAAGGTTAATGAAGCAGAGGGGAGTCATCTTGGGCTGTGGAAGATCTGTGTGTCACAGATTTGCATCTTGCGTCTAACCAGAGTACCAG gtTTCTTCCACACCAGCAGGTTTTTCATGATCCTGGCCATGTTCACCGGGTTTCTCTCCTTCTTCGCTCTCATCGCCTCCTTCGTTTGCTCCCACTTTCGCTCAGTGTCCCTGACCCTGGTCTCCACCGTGGGCAGCTTCAGTGCAG GTGTCTGTGACATGATCGCGCTGGCCGTGTTCACCAGTGCTGATTGCCAGCTCGTCATGCCAGGAATCCTCTCCTACAGTTGGTCCTACGGCCTGGGCTGGCTGTCCTGCTTCCTGTATCTTGGAACTG GTGCGGTAACGCTGCTCACCCCAGGATCCTCTTACAGCCGAGTGTGA